The nucleotide window CACTAATCAATTCAGAAACATAAACTCTAGATACTGTAGGATACTTTATGACATGACATGGTTTGAAACCTTACTCTGCTTACAGAGAGGATAAGTGATTAACTTGCACAACATGAGGCTCTCACACAGGCGCACTCCCAATGGTACATCTTTCTATTGAAACATGAAAGCCATTGCTGAGGCATTGCTTGGCTTCAATAATCAgctgaatattttttttttatcacataaaACAATGATCGATCAATGCTGAATATAAGAATAATACAGATGTAACCAAACCATTTCTATTATTTTGTAGACATGCTTCAGAAAGCTTTTTCCAGAACAAACCAGACAATCATTTAGTGGCTAGTTTGAATTTCTGTATAGTGAGCGAAATAGTAATGGAGTCATAAGCTCATAAAAAGTAGTTTGTAAATAAACTGAGAAATCTTGAAAACcgttcaaacaaagaaaaataaccaGCAAGAAGCTTACAAAAATTGATATTTGGAATGTGAGAAATCTTGGGCCATTCTCTGGTGCATCTTTCCTTTAGAAGTGGACAGCCAGAAATTCGTAGATACTCTACTTTGAGTGAAGGTAGATATTTGAGATTCTCACAATCACAAATACCCAGGTACTTGAGAGATGCAAGGTTGCTCAACCACTCTGGTAAAGCCTGCACTCCATTGAAAGATACTATAACCAACTCTGTCAGCGAAGTGAAGTGTTGAACTTGTTCAGGAAGAGACTTGAGTTTAGGCCACCCGCGCAACAATAATGTGCCAAGTTGTTGTGATGGAGCTTGAAAATCAGGGAAGGAGTCGAGCTCCTCCCAAAAAGGACCTAAATCCAATTTCTCCAGACGAGCGAGGCAGCGCAGCCCTGTTGACGGAGGCTTCAATTTCTCACAATCCCGAACCTCTAACTGACGGAGGGATGTGCATTCCTCTAAACTTGGAATACTCTCTAGGTTATGGCATTGAGAAATCCGCAACTCCTCCAGAGACACCGGGATATGAAACCCACATACCAGACTTTCTATCCCCGCACATCCACTAATCTCCAATACAAGGAGGGATGTGAAATTGCGGAAATCTGGAAGGGATTGTAGACCATTGCAATCCTCTATATGCAGCTCCTTAAGACATGGATTCAAATCCGCAGAAAATGAAATGGATGATAGCTTGGGGCATTTGTATACAATCAATTCCTGAAGCGAGGGACAGTATTCATCGCAACTCTCAACTTGCAATTTGCGGAGAGATGGGAAGACGCGTGTAAACGAAATGGTCTCTAGACTATAGAAACAGGATATCACCAACTCCTGAAGAGGGGTGCAGTTTTCAATCCCGCTCGGTAAGCCCGTTAACCCATCACAGGCCCAAATAGCCAATTTGCGGAGAGCTGGACGATTCGGCAGATCATTGTAACCCAAAGACAACTTCTGAAGCGAGGAACAGTTTTCAACCCCGCACGGTACGCCCGTTAACCCACCACAGTTCCAAATGTTCAATTCGCGGAGAGATGCAAGGCCTTGTGAGATTGGAATGGATGTTAGATTTCTACAATTGCTTATCTGCAATTCCTGTAGAGAGGTGCAGTGATCGAGAATGCCAATACTAGATAATACATCACACTGAGTAATATCCAATTTGCAGAGAGATGCAAGGCCCTGTGAGATTGGAATGGATGTTAGATTTCTACATCCCCATATCCGCAATTCCTGTAGAGAGGTGCAGTGATCGAGTAGGCCAATACTAGATAATCTATCACAATGTTGTATCTCCAATTCGCGGAGGGATGCCATGTCGTGGTCAATCGGAATAAACTCTAGAGTAGGACAATAACTTATGCTCAACTTCTCGAGAAGACGGAGCGTGTCTAGACCCTCGGCTAGATGCTCCAGTTTTGGACAATGCTCAATGTACAGCGACTTAAGATTTGCACAGCTCCCAAATACATTTGGAGCAATACGAACCATCTCACCACAACGCCGGATCTTTAAAGATGTGAGATTCTTGTTATTCTTCGACATCCCTGAGGACAGCAAAGCAATCCCATTGATGGCCCCTATATGGAGAGAAGTCAGAGTGCTCACTTCCCTGCATATGCTTGCAATTGGCTTCCCGCTGTCCACGCCCCATATATACAAGTCCTTGAGAGATGGGAAATGACTTGGAGCATTTCTCAGTAACGGACAATCCAGGAGAGTCAACTTCTCCAGGCAAGGGAACACCACTACTTTACTTGTTGCCGGTGCCATCGTTGTGGGTGCTTCCATCCATTCAATTAGCTCACCGCACCGTTCAATGCTTAATGTTTTCAGTGCTGGAAATAAGACAATTGTCTCCTTCTCTTGTGTAGCCACAGCAGCCTCGTAAACATGATTATAACCATAAAATTCACTTCCCAAGCGTTTTAGATTGTGCATTTCAGAAATCTCCACATGTCCAAGACCCGGTAGATGGCCTAGTATCGGGAGCCGTTCGCACTTGCGACAACCGCTTAGAAGGATCTTCTTCAAATTGTTGAGAGGGAAAGGGTTTCTCATCATCCATGGAGGAAATTTATCACCCATGAAGTTTTCAATCCTTAAGCTCTCCAACTTGGTATGTGGTTGGAGTCCTTCCAGTACATTCTCCTCATGAACGTTGCTGCTTGGCCTACCCTCCAAACCTTCTGGATTGCTTCTGCTTCTTGTCCATACAAAACTTAGCTCCAGTACATTTTTCTTGTCCTCTAAT belongs to Rosa chinensis cultivar Old Blush chromosome 4, RchiOBHm-V2, whole genome shotgun sequence and includes:
- the LOC112198495 gene encoding disease resistance protein RPP5-like, producing MKNLINLRHLYFDEGMEFPAGILRGLTNLRTLSYFNVGKEMGLGIEELVGLNQLKGELIIRNLQNIRDAEEAKKAKLEDKKNVLELSFVWTRSRSNPEGLEGRPSSNVHEENVLEGLQPHTKLESLRIENFMGDKFPPWMMRNPFPLNNLKKILLSGCRKCERLPILGHLPGLGHVEISEMHNLKRLGSEFYGYNHVYEAAVATQEKETIVLFPALKTLSIERCGELIEWMEAPTTMAPATSKVVVFPCLEKLTLLDCPLLRNAPSHFPSLKDLYIWGVDSGKPIASICREVSTLTSLHIGAINGIALLSSGMSKNNKNLTSLKIRRCGEMVRIAPNVFGSCANLKSLYIEHCPKLEHLAEGLDTLRLLEKLSISYCPTLEFIPIDHDMASLRELEIQHCDRLSSIGLLDHCTSLQELRIWGCRNLTSIPISQGLASLCKLDITQCDVLSSIGILDHCTSLQELQISNCRNLTSIPISQGLASLRELNIWNCGGLTGVPCGVENCSSLQKLSLGYNDLPNRPALRKLAIWACDGLTGLPSGIENCTPLQELVISCFYSLETISFTRVFPSLRKLQVESCDEYCPSLQELIVYKCPKLSSISFSADLNPCLKELHIEDCNGLQSLPDFRNFTSLLVLEISGCAGIESLVCGFHIPVSLEELRISQCHNLESIPSLEECTSLRQLEVRDCEKLKPPSTGLRCLARLEKLDLGPFWEELDSFPDFQAPSQQLGTLLLRGWPKLKSLPEQVQHFTSLTELVIVSFNGVQALPEWLSNLASLKYLGICDCENLKYLPSLKVEYLRISGCPLLKERCTREWPKISHIPNINFSDY